A window of Streptomyces sp. NBC_01224 genomic DNA:
GCGGGTCTACCCGAACGGAGGGCTCGCCGCCGGGATACTGGGCTATGTCAATACCGACGGCAAGGGCGCAGGCGGCCTCGAATCGCAGCTGGACAAGGAGCTCGCGGGCGAGGACGGCAAGATCAAGTACGCCCAGTCCGGCGGTCGGCGGGTACCCACCGCGGGTACCAAGGAGGTCCCGGCCGTCGCCGGGGCCGACATCGAGCTGACCATCGACCGCGACATCCAGTGGGCCGCCCAGCAGGCCATCACCGACCAGGTGAAGAAGTCCAAGGCGGACCGCGGCTATGTGATCGTGCAGAACACCAGGACCGGCGAGGTCCTCGCCATGGCCAACGCGCCCGGCTTCGACCCCAACGACCTCTCGCAGGCCGACGCGGCGTCGCTGGGCAACGCGGCGCTTCAGGACGTGTACGAGCCGGGCTCCACCAGCAAGGTCATGTCCATGGCCGCAGTGCTGGAGGAGGGGGCCGCCACCCCCGGCACCCATGTCACCGTCCCCAACCGGCTGCACCGCGGCGACCGGCTCTTCAAGGACGACATCGACCACCCCACCTGGTACCTGACGCTCAACGGCGTACTCGCCAAGTCGAGCAACATCGGCACGATCCTGGCCACCGGGGAACTCGGCAAGACCCAGGCCGAGGCCAACAAGGTCCTCTACTCCTACCTGCGCAAATTCGGGATCGGCTCGCCGACCGGTCTCGACTACCCGGGCGAGACCCCCGGCATCCTCGCCAAGCCCGAGGACTGGTCGACCTCGCAGCAGTACACGATCCCGTTCGGCCAGGGCCTCTCGCTCAACGCCATGCAGGCCGCCTCCATCTACTCGACGATCGCCAACGGCGGGATGCGCGTCGCGCCCACGCTGGTACGTGGCACCAAGGGTCCCGACGGCAACTTCAAGGCCGCCGCCGCTCCCGAACGGACCCGGGTGGTCAGCGAGAAGACAGCCAAGTCGCTCGCCGCCATGCTGGAGTCGGTGGTCGGTGACGAGGAAGGCACGGGGACGAAGGCCAAGATCCCGGGCTACCGGGTGGCGGGCAAGACCGGTACGGCCAACCGAGTCGATCCGGTACGCGGCGGCTACCACGGCTACACGGCGTCCTTCGCGGGCTTCGCACCCGCCGACAACCCGCAGATCACCGTCTACTGCGCGATTCAGAACCCGACCAAGGGCAGCTACTTCGGCGGTCAGATCTGCGGACCGATCTACAAGAAGGTCATGGAGTTCGCACTCAAGACCCTCCAGACCCCACCGTCCGGCAGCAAGTCAGCCCGGCTGCCGGTGTCCTTCAATCCCGGCGAGTGAACACGGGGAAACCAGCCAGTGACAACCATCACCCCCGATCCCGGGAACCGGAACGGGAACCACCAGAGCCCCGCCCCCTCACTTCGCGAGAGGCCGGGTGGGCCCGGTACGCTCACCGCCGTGCCCCACGCTGATCAGTTCCAAACCACCCAGAAGGACGCCCCTGTGAATTACCCGGGAGCGCCCCGCCCGGATCGGCTCAGGCCGACACCCCTCGGCGAGCTGGCAGCCCGGCTGGGAGTCGAACCGCCGGGAACCGGCGAGGTCACCGGCATCACCCACGACTCGCGGGCGGTCCGCCCCGGTGATGTGTACGCGGCCCTGCCGGGCGCCCGCTTCCACGGCGCCGACTTCGCGGCCCAGGCTGCCGGCCTCGGCGCGGCGGCGATCCTCACCGACCCGGCCGGCGCCGAGCGCGCCGCCGCCACCGGACTGCCGGTGCTGGTCACCGAGGACCCGCGCGGCCGGATGGGCGAACTCGCTGCCGAGATCTACGGACGGCCCGGCGCCGAGCTCCTCCAGATCGGCATCACCGGAACCTCCGGCAAGACCACCACCGCCTACCTCATCGAGGGCGGCTTCCAGGGTGCCGGGCGTGCCACCGGGCTGATCGGCACCGTGGAGACGCGGATCGGCGACGAGCGCATCAAGTCCGAGCGCACCACCCCCGAAGCCACCGACCTGCAGGCGCTGTTCGCCGTCATGCGCGAACGCGGCGTCGACTCGGTGACCATGGAGGTTTCCAGCCACGCCCTGGTGCTCGGCCGGGTCGACGGCTGCGTCTTCGACGTCGCGGTCTTCAACAACCTCAGCCCGGAGCACATGGAGTTCCACTCCGGAATGGAGGACTACTTCCAGGCCAAGGCGCAGCTCTTCACCCCGCTGCGCAGCCGGCAGGGCGTCGTCAACTTCGATGACGAGTACGGCCGCAGGCTGGTCACCGAGGCGTCCGTTCCGGTCGTCACCTTCTCCGCCGAGGGCCACCCGGACGCCGACTGGCGCGCCGAGGACGTCGAAGTCGGGCCGCTGGGCTCCACCTTCACCGTCGTCGGCCCCAAGGACGAGCGGATCGCCGCCAGGGCCCCGCTGCCCGGCCCGTTCAACGTTGCCAACACCCTCGCCGCGATCGTCACGCTCGCCGTCGCGGGCCTCGACCCGCAGACCGCAGCCGACGGTGTCGCCGCCGTTCCGGGCGTCCCCGGCCGCCTGGAACGCGTCGACGCCGGACAGCCGTACCTCGCGGTCGTCGACTACGCGCACAAGACCGACGCCGTCGAATCCGTGCTGCGCTCCCTGCGGAAGGTCACCGAGGGCAGGCTGCACATCGTCCTCGGCTGCGGCGGCGACCGCGACACCACCAAGCGCGGCCCGATGGGCGCCGCCGCGGCCCGCCTCGCCGACACCGCAGTACTGACCTCCGACAACCCCCGATCCGAGGACCCCCTCGGAATCCTCGCCGCAATGCTCGCGGGCGCCGCCGAGGTGCCCGTCCACGAGCGGGGCGACGTCCTGGTCGACGCCGACCGGGCCGCCGCCATCGCAGCCGTGATCGCCCGCGCCGAGCCCGGTGACACGGTGCTGATCGCCGGCAAGGGCCACGAGCAGGGCCAGGACATCCATGGCGTGGTACGCCCCTTCGACGACCGCGTGGTCCTGCGCGCGGCCATCGAGCGGTCCCTGGGGCAGAGCAGCACCAAGAGCGCCGCCCACCGCGCCCACACCCACGAGAACAACAGTCAGGGATGACCAAGTGATCGCCCTTTCCCTCGCCGAGATCGTCGAAATCGTCGGCGGGCAGTCGTACGACATACCGGATCCGGCAGCGACCGTCAGCGGGCCTGTCGTCATGGACTCCCGAGAGGTGAAGCAAGGCAGCCTGTTCGTCGCCTTCGCCGGCGAGCGGGTCGACGGCCACGACTTCGCGCAGGGCGCCGTCGAGGCGGGCGCGGCAGCCGTGCTGGCCGCCCGCCCCGTCGGTGTTCCGGCGATCGTCGTCGACGACGTCGTGGCCGCGCTCGGCGCGCTCGCCCGCGCCGTTGTCGGCCGCCTCGGTACCACCGTCGTCGCCCTCACCGGCTCCGCGGGCAAGACCTCCACCAAGGACCTCATCGCCCAGCTCCTCGAACGCAAGGGGCCCACCGTCTACCCGGAGGGCAACCTCAACAACGAGATCGGCCTGCCGCTCACCGCACTGCGTGCCACCGAGGACACCCAGCACCTCGTCCTCGAAATGGGTGCACGTTACATCGGTGACATCTGTTACCTCGCCGGCCTCGTCCCGCCCCGGATCGGCCTCGTCCTCAACGTCGGCACGGCCCACATCGGCGAGTTCGGCGGCCGCGAGCAGATCGCCAAGGCGAAGGGCGAGATGGTCGAGGCCCTGCCCGAGGACGGCCTCGCCGTACTCAACGCCGACGACCCGCTCGTGCGCGCCATGACCTCCCGTACGAAAGCCCGGGTGCTGCTCTTCGGTGAAGCCGCGGATGCGGACGTACGGGGAGAGAATGTCCGTCTCACCGACGACGGGCGCCCCGCTTTCAAGCTCCACACACCCACCGGGTGCAGCGACGTGACCATGCGCCTGTACGGTGAGCACCACGTGTCGAACGCGCTCGCCGCGGCCGCCGTCGCCCATGAGTTGGGCCTGTCCGCAGACGAGATCGCCGAAGGGCTCTCCGAGGCGGGCACCCTCTCCCGCTGGCGCATGGAGGTCACCGAGCGTCCGGACGGCGTGACGTTCGTCAATGACGCCTACAACGCGAACCCCGAATCCATGAGAGCAGCGCTGCGCGCGCTGGCCGCCATGGGGAAGGGCCGGCGTACGTGGGCGGTGCTCGGCCCCATGGCCGAGCTCGGCGACGCCTCGCTCGCCGAGCACGACGCGGTCGGGCGGCTCGCCGTCCGGCTCAACGTCAGCAAGCTCGTCGCGGTCGGGGGCAGAGAAGCCTCCTGGCTGCAACTGGGCGCATACAACGAGGGTTCGTGGGGTGAGGAGTCGGTGCATGTGTCCGACGCACAGGCTGCCGTCGACCTGTTGCGCAGTGAACTGCGCTCGGGAGACGTCGTGCTGGTGAAGGCGTCCCGGTCGGCCGGCCTGGAGAAGGTCGCCCAGGCACTGCTGGAGAACTCGACCGAGGGCGAGGTCGCCGGCCGATGAGGCAGATCCTCTTCGCGGGGGCCATCGGGCTCTTCCTGACCCTGGTCGGAACTCCGCTGCTGATCAAGCTGCTCGCCCGCAAGGGATACGGGCAGTTCATCCGGGACGACGGCCCGCGCACCCACGGCTCCAAGAAGGGCACGCCCACCATGGGCGGTATTGCCTTCATCCTGGCGACGATCATCGCGTACGTCCTGGCGAAGGTGATCACCGGCGAGGAGATGCGCTACTCCGGTGTGCTGGTGCTCTTCCTGATGACCGGCATGGGTCTCGTCGGCTTCCTCGACGACTACATCAAGATCGTCAAGCAGCGTTCGCTCGGCCTGCGGGCCAAGGCGAAGATGGCCGGCCAGCTGATCGTCGGTATCGCCTTCGCGGTGCTCTCGCTCCAGTTCGCCGACTCCCGCGGCAACACCCCGGCCTCCGACCGGCTGTCGTTCGTCGCGGACTTCGGCTGGTCGATCGGCCCGGTGCTGTTCGTCGTCTGGGCCCTGTTCATGATCCTCGCCATGTCCAACGGCGTGAACCTGACGGACGGCCTGGACGGCCTGGCCACCGGTGCGTCGGTGATGGTCTTCGGCGCGTACACCTTCATCGGGCTGTGGCAGTTCCAGGAGTCCTGCGCCAACGCGGACACCCTGACCAACCCCAACGCCTGCTTCCAGGTACGAGATCCGCTGGACCTGGCCGTCGTCGCCTCCGCCCTGATGGGTGCCTGCTTCGGCTTCCTGTGGTGGAACACCTCGCCCGCCAAGATCTTCATGGGTGACACCGGCTCGCTCGCTCTCGGCGGCGCGCTCGCCGGCCTGGCGATCTGCTCCCGCACGGAGTTCCTGATGGCCATCCTCGGCGGCCTCTTCGTGATGATCACCATGTCCGTGGTCATCCAGGTCGGCTCCTTCAAGATGACCGGTAAGCGGGTCTTCCGGATGGCGCCGCTCCAGCACCACTTCGAACTCAAGGGGTGGTCCGAAGTCCTTGTCGTGGTCCGCTTCTGGATCATCCAGGGCATGTGCGTGATCGTCGGACTCGGTCTCTTCTACGCAGGATGGGCAGCCGAGAAGTGAGCAACCAGGACTGGCAGGGCAAGCGCGTCACCGTCGCGGGACTCGGAGTCTCCGGAATCCCTGCGGCCAAGGTGCTGCACGGCCTCGGGGCCGTCGTCACGGTGGTCAACGACGGGGACGACGAGCATTCCCGTGCGCAGGCCGCGGAGCTGGAGGCGCAGGGCATCACCGTGCGCCTCGGCGACGGGGCGACCCTGCCCGAGTCCACCGAGCTCATCGTCACCACCCCCGGCTGGAAGCCCGACAAGCCGCTCTTCACCGCAGCCGCCGAGGCGGGCGTCCCGGTCTGGGGCGACGTCGAACTCGCCTGGCGGCTGCGCGGTCGGGACGGCAGAGAACCAGCACCCTGGCTCGCGGTCACCGGCACCAACGGCAAGACCACGACCGTACGGATGCTCGCCTCGATCCTGGAGGCGGCCGGGCTGCGCACCGCCGCCGTCGGCAACATCGGCGTCTCCCTCCTCGACGCCGTCCTCGGCGACGAGGAGTACGACGTACTCGCCGTCGAACTGTCCAGCTACCAGCTGCACTGGGCGCCCTCGCTGCGCGCCCACTCCGCGGCAGTCCTCAACCTGGCCCCCGACCACCTCGACTGGCACGGCTCCATGGAGGCGTATGTCGCGGACAAGGGCCGGATCTACGAGGGCAACCGCATCGCCTGCGTCTACAACGCGGCCGAGAAGGCGACCGAGGACCTCGTCCGCGAGGCCGACGTCGAAGAGGGCTGCCGCGCCATCGGCTTCACTCTGGCCGCACCGGGCCCGTCCCAGCTGGGCGTCGTCGACGGCATCCTCGTCGACCGCGCCTTCGTGGCCAACCGGCAGAAGCAGGCCCAGGAGCTCGCCGAGGTAACCGACGTCAACCCGTCGGCCCCGCACAACATCGCCAACGCCCTGGCGGCCGCGGCCCTGGCCCGCGCCTTCGGTGTCGAGCCCGCGGCCGTACGGGACGGACTGCGGGCCTTCCGCCCCGACCCGCACCGCATCGAGCATGTCGCGGACGTCGCCGGGGTCGCGTACATCGACGATTCCAAGGCCACCAACACCCATGCTGCCGAGGCCTCCCTCGCGGCCTACGACCCGATCGTCTGGATCGCCGGCGGCCTCGCCAAGGGAGCCACCTTCGACGAGCTGGTGACCGGGGCAGCCGGGCGGCTGCGGGGCGTCGTACTGATCGGCCGCGACCGGGCCCTGATCCGCGAAGCCCTCGCGCGACACGCCCCCGAGGTCCCGGTGGTCGACCTCGACCGGACCGACACTGGGGCGATGTCCGAGGCGGTCCGCGAGGCGGCACGGCTCGCCCGTCCGGGGGACACCGTACTGATGGCCCCGGCCTGCGCCTCGATGGATATGTTCGTCAATTACAACAAGCGG
This region includes:
- a CDS encoding peptidoglycan D,D-transpeptidase FtsI family protein, which encodes MPSKEPPRRRVPGPARPRGVAGGQGRPRPAARRPSSPAPRARAPRNRPARPLRLGSPRPRLRLVSLALTLVMLTFVVRLLQVQAVDANAYAAKAKENRYLSYTISAERGEITDRSGIALATSVDAYDITADPSMFTPEISKAPDAPQQAAALLAPILGADASELTEKLSKKGRYTVLARRQTPQVWNQIKDLKSVFAEKAAKDKAAGGAGANVLAGVFQESTTKRVYPNGGLAAGILGYVNTDGKGAGGLESQLDKELAGEDGKIKYAQSGGRRVPTAGTKEVPAVAGADIELTIDRDIQWAAQQAITDQVKKSKADRGYVIVQNTRTGEVLAMANAPGFDPNDLSQADAASLGNAALQDVYEPGSTSKVMSMAAVLEEGAATPGTHVTVPNRLHRGDRLFKDDIDHPTWYLTLNGVLAKSSNIGTILATGELGKTQAEANKVLYSYLRKFGIGSPTGLDYPGETPGILAKPEDWSTSQQYTIPFGQGLSLNAMQAASIYSTIANGGMRVAPTLVRGTKGPDGNFKAAAAPERTRVVSEKTAKSLAAMLESVVGDEEGTGTKAKIPGYRVAGKTGTANRVDPVRGGYHGYTASFAGFAPADNPQITVYCAIQNPTKGSYFGGQICGPIYKKVMEFALKTLQTPPSGSKSARLPVSFNPGE
- a CDS encoding UDP-N-acetylmuramoyl-L-alanyl-D-glutamate--2,6-diaminopimelate ligase encodes the protein MTTITPDPGNRNGNHQSPAPSLRERPGGPGTLTAVPHADQFQTTQKDAPVNYPGAPRPDRLRPTPLGELAARLGVEPPGTGEVTGITHDSRAVRPGDVYAALPGARFHGADFAAQAAGLGAAAILTDPAGAERAAATGLPVLVTEDPRGRMGELAAEIYGRPGAELLQIGITGTSGKTTTAYLIEGGFQGAGRATGLIGTVETRIGDERIKSERTTPEATDLQALFAVMRERGVDSVTMEVSSHALVLGRVDGCVFDVAVFNNLSPEHMEFHSGMEDYFQAKAQLFTPLRSRQGVVNFDDEYGRRLVTEASVPVVTFSAEGHPDADWRAEDVEVGPLGSTFTVVGPKDERIAARAPLPGPFNVANTLAAIVTLAVAGLDPQTAADGVAAVPGVPGRLERVDAGQPYLAVVDYAHKTDAVESVLRSLRKVTEGRLHIVLGCGGDRDTTKRGPMGAAAARLADTAVLTSDNPRSEDPLGILAAMLAGAAEVPVHERGDVLVDADRAAAIAAVIARAEPGDTVLIAGKGHEQGQDIHGVVRPFDDRVVLRAAIERSLGQSSTKSAAHRAHTHENNSQG
- a CDS encoding UDP-N-acetylmuramoyl-tripeptide--D-alanyl-D-alanine ligase; translated protein: MIALSLAEIVEIVGGQSYDIPDPAATVSGPVVMDSREVKQGSLFVAFAGERVDGHDFAQGAVEAGAAAVLAARPVGVPAIVVDDVVAALGALARAVVGRLGTTVVALTGSAGKTSTKDLIAQLLERKGPTVYPEGNLNNEIGLPLTALRATEDTQHLVLEMGARYIGDICYLAGLVPPRIGLVLNVGTAHIGEFGGREQIAKAKGEMVEALPEDGLAVLNADDPLVRAMTSRTKARVLLFGEAADADVRGENVRLTDDGRPAFKLHTPTGCSDVTMRLYGEHHVSNALAAAAVAHELGLSADEIAEGLSEAGTLSRWRMEVTERPDGVTFVNDAYNANPESMRAALRALAAMGKGRRTWAVLGPMAELGDASLAEHDAVGRLAVRLNVSKLVAVGGREASWLQLGAYNEGSWGEESVHVSDAQAAVDLLRSELRSGDVVLVKASRSAGLEKVAQALLENSTEGEVAGR
- the mraY gene encoding phospho-N-acetylmuramoyl-pentapeptide-transferase is translated as MRQILFAGAIGLFLTLVGTPLLIKLLARKGYGQFIRDDGPRTHGSKKGTPTMGGIAFILATIIAYVLAKVITGEEMRYSGVLVLFLMTGMGLVGFLDDYIKIVKQRSLGLRAKAKMAGQLIVGIAFAVLSLQFADSRGNTPASDRLSFVADFGWSIGPVLFVVWALFMILAMSNGVNLTDGLDGLATGASVMVFGAYTFIGLWQFQESCANADTLTNPNACFQVRDPLDLAVVASALMGACFGFLWWNTSPAKIFMGDTGSLALGGALAGLAICSRTEFLMAILGGLFVMITMSVVIQVGSFKMTGKRVFRMAPLQHHFELKGWSEVLVVVRFWIIQGMCVIVGLGLFYAGWAAEK
- the murD gene encoding UDP-N-acetylmuramoyl-L-alanine--D-glutamate ligase; its protein translation is MSNQDWQGKRVTVAGLGVSGIPAAKVLHGLGAVVTVVNDGDDEHSRAQAAELEAQGITVRLGDGATLPESTELIVTTPGWKPDKPLFTAAAEAGVPVWGDVELAWRLRGRDGREPAPWLAVTGTNGKTTTVRMLASILEAAGLRTAAVGNIGVSLLDAVLGDEEYDVLAVELSSYQLHWAPSLRAHSAAVLNLAPDHLDWHGSMEAYVADKGRIYEGNRIACVYNAAEKATEDLVREADVEEGCRAIGFTLAAPGPSQLGVVDGILVDRAFVANRQKQAQELAEVTDVNPSAPHNIANALAAAALARAFGVEPAAVRDGLRAFRPDPHRIEHVADVAGVAYIDDSKATNTHAAEASLAAYDPIVWIAGGLAKGATFDELVTGAAGRLRGVVLIGRDRALIREALARHAPEVPVVDLDRTDTGAMSEAVREAARLARPGDTVLMAPACASMDMFVNYNKRGEAFADAVRALAAESD